One Rhizobium sp. NRK18 genomic window carries:
- the mutS gene encoding DNA mismatch repair protein MutS: MMEQYIEIKANNPDSLLFYRMGDFYELFFQDAEEASRALGITLTKRGQHMGVDIPMCGVPVHAADDYLQKLIARGFRVAVCEQVEDPAEAKKRGSKSVVRRDVVRLVTPGTLTEEKLLSPSESNYLMALTRIRGAGGEMALAWIDISTGVFRLAETDAARLLADILRIDPRELILPDTLFHDPELRSVFDVLGKVAVPQPPVLFDSATAEGRIARYFGVRTLDGFGGFSRAEMAAAAAAIAYVEKTQISERPALGIPEREAAASTLFIDPATRANLELAKTLSGDRNGSLLKAIDRTVTGGGARMIAERLMSPLTDPDAINRRLDSISYLLGRQALTDDIRMALKHVPDMPRALSRLALDRGGPRDLGAVRQGIEAARSIAMRLTADLPLTEELSAALEGLKALPEALEAMLGARLADELPLLKRDGGFLRPGANAELDEVRALRDESRRVIAGLQLQYAEETGIKSLKIKHNNVLGYFIEVTAGNSGTMTGTDEAKGRFIHRQTMASAMRFTTTELSDLESRIANAAGRALEIELEAFEAMKAAVVSEAEAIKAGARALSVLDVAAALAVLAEEQGYCRPHVDGSKEFAIVAGRHPVVEQALRRQSEHPFVANNCDLSPEGDGEFGAIWLLTGPNMGGKSTFLRQNALIAIMAQMGSFVPAGSASIGVVDRLFSRVGASDDLARGRSTFMVEMVETAAILNQATDRSLVILDEIGRGTATFDGLSIAWAAVEHLHEVNRCRGLFATHFHELTVLSEKLGRLSNATMRVKEWDGDVIFLHEVGPGAADRSYGIQVARLAGLPAAVVSRAREVLTMLEDADRKNPAHQLIDDLPLFQVAVRRDETAKAKTSAVEEALKAINPDDMTPRDALDALYALKKRLGNP, encoded by the coding sequence ATGATGGAACAGTATATCGAGATCAAGGCGAACAATCCGGACTCGCTGCTGTTCTATCGCATGGGCGATTTCTACGAGCTGTTCTTCCAGGATGCGGAAGAGGCCTCGCGCGCGCTCGGCATCACGCTGACCAAGCGCGGCCAGCACATGGGCGTCGATATCCCCATGTGCGGCGTGCCGGTCCATGCCGCCGACGACTATCTGCAGAAGCTGATCGCCAGGGGTTTTCGCGTCGCCGTCTGTGAGCAGGTTGAAGATCCGGCCGAGGCAAAGAAGCGCGGTTCGAAATCCGTCGTGCGCCGCGATGTCGTGCGCCTCGTCACGCCCGGCACGCTGACGGAAGAAAAATTGCTGTCGCCATCGGAATCGAACTATCTGATGGCGCTTACCCGCATTCGCGGTGCCGGCGGCGAGATGGCGCTCGCCTGGATCGACATTTCGACCGGCGTCTTCCGGCTGGCCGAAACCGATGCCGCGCGGCTGCTTGCCGACATCTTGCGCATCGATCCGCGCGAGTTGATCCTGCCCGACACGCTGTTTCACGATCCTGAACTCCGCTCGGTGTTCGATGTGCTCGGCAAGGTTGCGGTGCCGCAGCCGCCGGTGCTGTTCGACAGCGCCACGGCCGAGGGACGCATCGCCCGCTATTTCGGCGTCAGGACGCTGGACGGCTTCGGCGGTTTCTCGCGCGCCGAAATGGCCGCCGCTGCTGCCGCCATCGCCTATGTCGAGAAGACGCAGATCTCCGAACGGCCGGCGCTCGGCATTCCGGAACGGGAAGCCGCAGCCTCGACGCTGTTCATCGATCCGGCGACCCGCGCCAATCTGGAGCTTGCCAAGACGCTGTCGGGCGACCGCAACGGCTCGCTTTTGAAAGCCATCGATCGCACCGTCACCGGCGGTGGAGCTCGCATGATCGCCGAACGGCTGATGTCGCCGCTGACCGATCCGGACGCGATCAACCGCCGGCTCGATTCGATCTCATACCTGCTTGGCCGGCAGGCGCTGACGGACGATATCCGCATGGCGCTGAAGCATGTGCCGGACATGCCGCGTGCGCTCTCCCGGCTGGCGCTCGACCGCGGCGGTCCACGCGATCTCGGGGCGGTGCGCCAGGGGATCGAGGCCGCTCGTTCCATTGCGATGAGACTCACAGCCGATCTGCCGCTGACGGAAGAACTGTCGGCGGCGCTCGAGGGGTTGAAGGCGCTGCCGGAAGCGCTCGAGGCCATGCTCGGCGCGCGGCTTGCCGACGAATTGCCGCTCCTGAAGCGCGACGGCGGCTTCCTGCGGCCCGGCGCCAATGCCGAACTCGACGAGGTCCGGGCGCTCCGCGACGAGAGCCGTCGGGTGATCGCCGGCCTGCAGCTGCAATATGCCGAGGAGACCGGCATCAAGTCGCTGAAGATCAAGCACAATAACGTGCTTGGCTATTTCATCGAGGTCACCGCCGGCAATTCCGGCACGATGACCGGCACCGACGAGGCGAAGGGCCGCTTCATCCACCGCCAGACCATGGCGAGCGCCATGCGCTTCACGACGACGGAGCTGTCCGATCTCGAAAGCCGCATTGCGAACGCCGCCGGGCGGGCGCTGGAGATCGAGCTCGAAGCCTTCGAGGCGATGAAGGCCGCCGTCGTTTCCGAGGCAGAGGCGATCAAGGCCGGCGCCCGGGCGCTTTCGGTGCTCGACGTCGCCGCCGCGCTCGCCGTGCTCGCCGAGGAGCAGGGCTATTGCCGGCCGCATGTCGACGGCTCGAAGGAATTCGCCATCGTCGCCGGCCGCCATCCGGTCGTCGAGCAGGCGCTGCGCCGCCAGTCCGAGCATCCCTTCGTCGCCAACAATTGCGACCTGTCACCGGAGGGCGATGGCGAATTCGGCGCGATCTGGCTGCTGACCGGCCCCAACATGGGCGGTAAGTCGACCTTCCTGCGCCAGAACGCGCTGATCGCCATCATGGCGCAGATGGGCTCCTTCGTGCCGGCCGGTTCCGCCTCGATCGGCGTTGTCGACCGGCTGTTCTCGCGCGTCGGCGCTTCCGACGATCTGGCCCGCGGCCGCTCCACCTTCATGGTCGAGATGGTCGAGACGGCGGCGATCCTCAACCAGGCGACCGACCGCTCGCTGGTCATCCTCGACGAGATCGGCCGCGGCACGGCGACTTTCGATGGTCTCTCCATCGCCTGGGCGGCGGTCGAGCATCTGCACGAGGTCAATCGCTGCCGCGGCCTGTTCGCCACGCATTTCCACGAGCTGACGGTGCTCTCGGAAAAGCTCGGACGGCTGTCGAATGCGACGATGCGGGTCAAGGAATGGGACGGCGACGTGATCTTCCTGCACGAAGTGGGACCGGGGGCTGCCGACCGCTCCTACGGCATCCAGGTCGCCCGCCTGGCCGGCCTGCCGGCCGCCGTCGTCTCGCGGGCCCGCGAGGTTCTGACCATGCTGGAGGACGCCGACCGCAAGAACCCGGCGCACCAGCTGATCGATGATCTGCCGCTCTTCCAGGTGGCCGTGCGCCGCGATGAAACGGCGAAAGCGAAGACATCTGCGGTCGAGGAGGCCTTGAAGGCGATCAATCCGGACGATATGACACCGCGTGACGCGCTCGATGCGCTCTACGCCTTGAAGAAACGACTTGGAAATCCTTGA
- a CDS encoding NADP-dependent malic enzyme, which produces MPATDKANRPMSSITEQEALDFHSHGRPGKLEITPTKAMATQRDLSLAYSPGVAVPVKAIAENPATAYDYTTRGNMVAVITNGTAILGLGNLGALASKPVMEGKSVLFKRFADVDSIDLEVDTENPDEFINCVRFLGPSFGGINLEDIKAPECFIIEQRLREVMDIPVFHDDQHGTAIIAAAGLINAIELTGRDFKTTKLVCNGAGAAAIACVELIKSMGFNPANIILCDTKGVIYQGREEGMNQWKSAHAVKTDRRTLAEAMEGADVVFGLSQKGAFSADMIRSMAPRPIIFAMANPDPEITPEEVARIRDDAIMATGRSDYPNQVNNVLGFPYIFRGALDVRASTINDQMKIAAAQALAELAREDVPDDVAAAYQGSRPRFGSQYIIPVPFDPRLISTIPVAVAKAAMETGVAGREITDLEAYAQELSARRNPIASTLQSLYERVKRRPKRVVFAEGEEEQVMRAAVSYANQELGTAILLGREEQMRETAEKAGIELNRSGIEIVNARLSDRVEAYTEYLYQRLQRQGFLHRDCQRLINTDRNHFASCMVALGDADAVVTGTTRNYYTAFEDVRRCIDPKPGHRVIGVSVAVCRGRTVFVADTAVHDMPTSEELADIAIEAANMARRMGYTPRVAFLAYSTFGHPTGERAERVREAVKLLDKRRVDFEYDGEMAADVALNPRIQEQYPFCRLSGTANVLIMPAFHSASISTKMLQELGGSTVIGPILTGLDKSVQITSMGAKDSDIVNMAAIAAYTSGT; this is translated from the coding sequence ATGCCCGCAACCGACAAGGCCAATCGTCCGATGTCCTCGATCACCGAGCAGGAGGCGCTCGATTTCCATTCGCACGGCCGGCCCGGCAAGCTGGAGATCACTCCGACGAAGGCGATGGCCACGCAGCGCGACCTGTCGCTCGCCTATTCGCCGGGCGTCGCCGTGCCGGTGAAGGCGATCGCGGAGAATCCGGCAACCGCCTACGACTACACGACGCGCGGCAACATGGTGGCGGTCATCACCAACGGCACGGCCATCCTCGGCCTCGGCAATCTCGGCGCGCTCGCCTCCAAGCCGGTGATGGAAGGCAAGTCGGTGCTCTTCAAGCGCTTCGCCGACGTCGATTCCATCGACCTCGAGGTCGATACCGAAAACCCGGATGAATTCATCAACTGCGTGCGCTTCCTCGGCCCGTCCTTCGGCGGCATCAATCTGGAAGACATCAAGGCGCCGGAATGCTTCATCATCGAGCAGCGCCTTCGAGAAGTCATGGACATCCCCGTCTTCCACGACGACCAGCACGGCACCGCCATCATCGCCGCCGCGGGCCTGATCAACGCGATCGAGCTGACCGGACGCGACTTCAAGACCACCAAGCTCGTCTGCAACGGCGCGGGTGCCGCGGCGATCGCCTGCGTCGAGCTCATCAAGTCGATGGGCTTCAATCCGGCCAACATCATCCTCTGCGACACCAAGGGCGTGATCTACCAAGGCCGCGAGGAAGGCATGAACCAGTGGAAGTCGGCGCATGCCGTCAAGACCGACCGGCGCACGCTGGCGGAAGCCATGGAAGGGGCCGACGTGGTGTTCGGCCTGTCGCAGAAGGGCGCGTTCTCCGCGGACATGATCCGCTCCATGGCGCCGCGGCCGATCATCTTCGCGATGGCCAACCCGGACCCGGAAATCACGCCGGAAGAGGTTGCCCGCATCCGCGACGACGCGATCATGGCGACGGGTCGCTCGGACTACCCCAACCAGGTCAACAACGTGCTGGGCTTCCCCTATATCTTCCGCGGCGCGCTCGATGTCAGGGCCTCGACGATCAATGACCAGATGAAGATCGCCGCCGCCCAGGCGCTCGCCGAGCTTGCCCGCGAGGACGTTCCGGACGATGTCGCCGCCGCCTACCAGGGCAGCCGGCCGCGTTTCGGCTCGCAATACATCATCCCGGTTCCCTTCGACCCGCGCCTGATTTCGACCATCCCGGTCGCGGTCGCCAAGGCGGCGATGGAAACGGGCGTCGCCGGCCGCGAGATCACCGATCTCGAAGCCTATGCGCAGGAACTGTCGGCGCGGCGCAATCCGATCGCCTCGACGCTGCAGTCGCTCTACGAGCGGGTCAAGCGTCGCCCGAAGCGGGTCGTCTTCGCCGAGGGCGAGGAAGAACAGGTCATGCGCGCCGCCGTCTCCTACGCCAACCAGGAGCTCGGCACCGCCATCCTGCTCGGCCGCGAGGAACAGATGCGCGAGACGGCGGAAAAGGCCGGCATCGAGCTCAACCGGTCTGGCATCGAGATCGTCAATGCCCGGCTCTCTGACCGGGTCGAGGCCTATACCGAATATCTATACCAGCGCCTGCAGCGCCAGGGCTTCCTGCACCGCGACTGCCAGCGGCTGATCAATACCGACCGCAACCACTTCGCCTCCTGCATGGTGGCGCTCGGCGATGCCGACGCGGTCGTCACCGGTACGACGCGAAACTACTACACCGCGTTCGAAGATGTCCGCCGCTGCATCGATCCGAAGCCCGGCCACCGGGTGATCGGCGTCAGCGTCGCCGTCTGCCGCGGCCGAACCGTGTTCGTCGCCGACACCGCGGTGCACGACATGCCGACTTCGGAAGAGCTTGCCGACATCGCCATCGAGGCCGCCAACATGGCGCGCCGCATGGGCTACACCCCGCGTGTCGCCTTCCTCGCCTATTCGACCTTCGGCCATCCGACCGGCGAACGCGCCGAACGGGTGCGCGAGGCGGTCAAGCTTCTCGACAAGCGCCGCGTCGATTTCGAGTATGACGGGGAAATGGCCGCCGACGTGGCGCTCAATCCGCGCATCCAGGAGCAGTATCCGTTCTGCCGCCTGTCCGGCACGGCCAACGTCTTGATCATGCCGGCGTTCCACTCGGCGTCAATCTCGACCAAGATGCTGCAGGAACTCGGCGGCTCGACCGTCATCGGCCCGATCCTCACCGGTCTCGACAAGTCGGTGCAGATCACCTCGATGGGCGCCAAGGATTCCGACATCGTCAACATGGCGGCGATCGCGGCCTATACGTCTGGAACGTAA
- a CDS encoding glutathione S-transferase family protein produces the protein MPQLIDGKWVNDDVAANEMKNGSFHREPTKFRNWITADGASGPDGQLGLVAEPGRYQLFVSYLCPWASRTLMMRSLKGLKDVIRLSVAEPRIGDNGWEFTEPQDAGPTLKPIRFLHELYTASDMHYSGKVSVPVLWDRKNGVIVNNESADIIRILNTAFNGITGNSHDFYPEPLRAEIDRWNALIYDTLNNGVYRAGFAKTQAAYEAAVTDVFSTLDTLEAHLGKNRYVAGKWLTEADIRLFVTLVRFDAAYHGAFKCNIRRLSDYPALSGYVREIFQWPGIAETVRIDHIKAGYYGIRHINPTGIVPLGPDQSFDGPHGRHALSGNGIWRPTSKAA, from the coding sequence ATGCCGCAGCTGATCGATGGCAAGTGGGTAAACGACGACGTTGCCGCCAATGAAATGAAAAACGGCAGCTTCCACCGCGAGCCGACGAAGTTCCGCAACTGGATCACCGCCGACGGTGCCTCCGGTCCGGATGGACAGCTCGGTCTCGTCGCCGAGCCGGGCCGCTACCAGTTGTTCGTTTCCTATCTCTGCCCCTGGGCATCGCGCACGCTGATGATGCGCAGCCTGAAAGGCCTGAAGGACGTCATCCGTCTCTCCGTCGCCGAGCCGCGCATCGGCGACAATGGCTGGGAATTCACCGAGCCGCAGGACGCCGGGCCGACGCTGAAGCCGATCCGCTTTCTCCACGAGCTCTATACGGCCAGCGACATGCACTATTCCGGCAAGGTGTCGGTTCCCGTCCTCTGGGACCGCAAGAACGGTGTCATCGTCAACAACGAGTCCGCCGACATCATCCGCATCCTCAACACGGCCTTCAACGGGATCACCGGTAACAGCCACGACTTCTATCCCGAGCCGCTCCGTGCAGAGATCGATCGCTGGAACGCGCTGATCTACGATACGCTGAACAACGGCGTCTACCGCGCCGGCTTCGCGAAGACGCAGGCCGCCTATGAAGCCGCGGTCACCGATGTCTTCTCGACGCTCGACACGCTGGAAGCGCATCTCGGCAAGAACCGATATGTCGCCGGCAAGTGGCTGACGGAGGCCGATATCCGGCTCTTCGTCACGCTGGTCCGTTTCGACGCCGCCTATCACGGCGCCTTCAAGTGCAACATCCGCCGGCTGTCCGACTACCCGGCGCTTTCCGGCTATGTGCGAGAAATCTTCCAATGGCCCGGCATCGCCGAGACGGTCCGCATCGATCACATCAAGGCTGGCTATTACGGCATCCGCCATATCAATCCGACCGGCATCGTGCCGCTCGGACCGGACCAGTCCTTCGACGGTCCGCATGGACGCCACGCGCTATCCGGCAACGGCATCTGGCGGCCGACGTCGAAGGCCGCGTAA
- a CDS encoding GNAT family N-acetyltransferase, which translates to MTTNIADRPGLDLVAERASIVRPGSDAKLLGRIGSLETRLARTASEIDAAQAVRYRVFVEEMRAKLDPEAERRKRDFDAFDLICDHLLVLDRSLEGDTEDQIVGTYRLMRQEVAEAHGGFYSASEFDVDSLIARHPGKRFMELGRSCVLPAYRTKRTVELLWQGNWAYALRYGVDAMFGCASFPGVYPEAHALALSFLHNNVSATGEWHVEALPHLKRDMDLMPAEAINARRAMMALPPLIKGYLRLGAMTGSGAVVDKAFNTTDVLIVLPISSISDRYINYYGADAGRFAS; encoded by the coding sequence ATGACCACAAATATTGCCGACCGACCTGGTCTTGATCTCGTTGCAGAACGGGCCTCCATCGTCCGTCCCGGCTCGGATGCAAAGCTGCTTGGACGGATCGGCAGTCTCGAAACGCGGCTCGCACGCACGGCGTCCGAAATCGATGCCGCCCAGGCCGTGCGTTACCGGGTCTTCGTCGAGGAGATGCGGGCGAAGCTCGATCCCGAGGCGGAACGCCGCAAGCGCGACTTCGATGCCTTCGACCTCATCTGCGACCATCTGCTGGTGCTCGACCGCTCGCTCGAAGGCGATACCGAAGACCAGATCGTCGGCACCTACCGGCTGATGCGACAGGAAGTCGCCGAAGCCCATGGCGGCTTCTACTCTGCGTCCGAATTCGATGTCGATTCCCTGATCGCCCGCCATCCGGGCAAGCGCTTCATGGAGCTCGGCCGCTCCTGTGTGCTGCCGGCCTACCGCACCAAGCGTACCGTCGAGCTTCTCTGGCAGGGCAACTGGGCCTATGCGCTGCGCTACGGCGTCGACGCCATGTTCGGCTGCGCCTCGTTCCCGGGCGTCTATCCGGAGGCCCACGCGCTGGCGCTGTCCTTCCTGCACAACAATGTCAGCGCCACGGGCGAATGGCATGTCGAGGCCCTGCCGCATCTCAAGCGCGACATGGACCTGATGCCGGCGGAAGCGATCAATGCCCGCCGCGCCATGATGGCTCTGCCGCCGCTGATCAAGGGTTATCTGCGCCTCGGCGCCATGACCGGCTCCGGCGCGGTCGTCGACAAGGCGTTCAACACCACCGACGTGCTGATCGTCCTGCCGATCTCCTCGATCTCGGATCGCTACATCAATTATTACGGTGCCGACGCCGGCCGTTTCGCCAGCTAA
- a CDS encoding ATP-binding protein has protein sequence MSEIARNLKTDMKPATGSPSSEAEKASADAGVRPAVKNDPKPVSTETGGNMARLLLRIWLGGGGLAAVALLFSAAGGPAAWMVLGIMTAGIVFIIIQLALAPADFGRAKAAPSTDELSRLVEEADHDRSWADAERSVRLAAIHDDLGDIALSRDSDRRIIDANQTFRRLTDCDEPEGKTCRELGLIFNPSTVPNRFEVEINGPAGKRIFIWHDITVRDPANGQLIISSVGRDVTDERRLVRAQEEARQKAEQSNAAKSRLLATVSHEIRTPLSGIIGMSQLLEEAPLTPAQRNYLEGIRQSGDALVKLVEDLLDFSAMEAGRFELRQKPVALRKLVEGVSEMLSHRAHDKGIEIATSIAADVPAILECDEARLKQVLFNVIGNAVKFTVKGGVQIRATREDDMAVISVIDTGPGMTDDEERRVFGEFEQAGNSEEKSAGSGLGLAISLRIMKAFGGDLKVASIKGKGSTFRILFPIRSEEHDDVVEARRQALAETSVLIIAPKGPAESALAATITTLGGTCSNVAGIDAAMEIISGGRAFTDIIVDNRLADAFNERMPQHLHDNSQSPRRILLVNPEERNAAGFGAFDAWLIRPLREQSLIDVLLGRMRGVERREAINDNARKYEFNLPKLSAPAGSGLKVLLGEDDPVNVMLVRAVLEKSGHTVEVCGDFEAMMTVLCGEPADRPDIIVTDLHMPGGHGLDILPKIREREMSLGSELMPIIVLTGDKRDDIHRQALIAGANRVLTKPLDPAGLLAEITALSKAKPAARKA, from the coding sequence ATGAGTGAAATTGCGCGCAACCTGAAGACCGATATGAAACCTGCAACCGGCTCGCCATCATCCGAAGCGGAGAAGGCTTCGGCTGACGCGGGCGTGAGGCCTGCCGTGAAAAACGATCCGAAGCCGGTTTCGACGGAGACCGGCGGCAACATGGCGCGTCTGCTGCTGCGGATCTGGCTTGGCGGCGGCGGCCTGGCGGCGGTTGCGCTGCTGTTCAGCGCCGCGGGCGGTCCGGCAGCGTGGATGGTGCTCGGCATCATGACCGCCGGCATCGTCTTCATCATCATCCAGCTGGCGCTGGCACCCGCCGACTTTGGCAGGGCCAAGGCCGCGCCGTCGACGGACGAGCTCTCGCGGCTCGTCGAGGAGGCCGATCACGACCGTTCCTGGGCGGATGCCGAACGCAGCGTCCGTTTGGCCGCGATCCATGACGACCTCGGCGACATCGCGCTGAGCCGCGATTCCGACCGGCGCATCATCGACGCCAACCAGACCTTCCGCCGCCTGACCGATTGCGATGAGCCCGAGGGCAAGACCTGCCGCGAACTTGGCCTGATCTTCAATCCTTCGACGGTGCCGAACCGTTTCGAGGTCGAGATCAACGGTCCGGCCGGCAAGCGGATCTTCATCTGGCACGACATCACCGTGCGCGATCCAGCCAACGGCCAGCTGATCATCAGCAGCGTCGGCCGCGACGTCACCGACGAGCGCCGGCTGGTGCGCGCCCAGGAAGAGGCGCGGCAGAAGGCCGAACAGTCGAACGCCGCCAAGTCGCGGCTGCTGGCGACCGTCAGCCATGAAATCCGCACGCCCCTGTCCGGCATCATCGGCATGAGCCAGCTTCTCGAGGAGGCGCCGCTGACGCCGGCGCAGCGCAATTATCTCGAGGGCATCCGCCAGTCCGGCGATGCGCTGGTCAAGCTCGTCGAGGACCTCCTCGATTTCTCCGCCATGGAGGCCGGCCGTTTCGAACTCAGGCAGAAGCCGGTGGCGCTGCGCAAGCTGGTCGAAGGCGTTTCCGAAATGCTGTCGCACCGCGCCCATGACAAGGGCATCGAGATCGCCACCTCGATCGCGGCCGACGTTCCGGCCATCCTCGAATGCGACGAGGCCCGGCTGAAGCAGGTTCTCTTCAATGTCATCGGCAATGCGGTGAAGTTCACCGTCAAGGGCGGCGTCCAGATCCGCGCGACGCGCGAAGACGACATGGCGGTGATTTCGGTGATCGATACCGGTCCGGGCATGACCGATGACGAAGAACGACGCGTGTTCGGCGAATTCGAACAGGCCGGCAACAGTGAGGAAAAGAGCGCCGGATCCGGCCTCGGCCTGGCGATATCGCTGCGCATCATGAAAGCCTTCGGGGGCGATCTAAAGGTCGCCAGCATCAAGGGCAAGGGATCGACCTTCCGCATCCTGTTCCCGATCCGCTCCGAAGAACATGACGACGTGGTGGAGGCTCGCCGTCAGGCGCTGGCGGAGACCAGCGTTCTGATCATCGCGCCGAAGGGGCCTGCCGAAAGTGCGCTGGCCGCGACCATCACGACGCTCGGCGGAACCTGTTCCAACGTCGCCGGCATCGATGCCGCCATGGAGATCATCAGCGGCGGCCGCGCCTTCACCGACATCATCGTCGACAACCGGCTGGCAGACGCCTTCAACGAACGCATGCCGCAGCACCTACACGACAACAGTCAGTCGCCGCGCCGGATCCTGCTCGTCAATCCGGAAGAGCGCAATGCCGCCGGCTTCGGCGCCTTCGACGCCTGGCTGATCCGGCCGCTGCGCGAACAGTCGCTGATCGATGTTCTGCTCGGCCGCATGCGCGGCGTGGAGCGGCGCGAGGCGATCAACGACAATGCCCGCAAATACGAGTTCAACCTGCCGAAGCTGTCTGCGCCGGCGGGCAGCGGCCTGAAAGTGCTGCTCGGCGAGGACGATCCCGTCAATGTCATGCTGGTGCGTGCCGTGCTCGAGAAATCCGGTCATACGGTCGAGGTCTGCGGCGATTTCGAGGCCATGATGACCGTGCTCTGCGGTGAGCCTGCCGATCGCCCGGACATCATCGTCACCGATCTCCACATGCCCGGCGGACACGGGCTCGACATCCTGCCGAAGATCCGCGAGCGGGAGATGAGCCTCGGCTCCGAACTGATGCCGATCATCGTGCTCACCGGCGACAAGCGCGACGACATTCACCGCCAGGCGCTGATTGCCGGCGCCAACCGCGTGCTGACCAAGCCGCTCGACCCGGCGGGCCTGCTCGCCGAGATCACGGCGCTCTCCAAGGCCAAGCCTGCCGCCCGCAAAGCCTGA
- the lspA gene encoding signal peptidase II, which yields MTQASGFLRNPVAILLFIVLAVAADQAVKIAVDHYLPFQQAVPVMPMLALYRTYNLGVAFSMLSGMEGWFIVGMRLAIVAFVIWLWRRTSADRHFAHVGFAMIIAGALGNLLDRFLYGHVIDYVLFHTSTWSFAVFNLADSFITIGAVLVVIDEFLGSKPKRP from the coding sequence ATGACGCAGGCATCCGGTTTCCTGCGCAATCCCGTCGCGATCCTCCTGTTCATCGTGCTGGCTGTCGCCGCAGATCAGGCGGTGAAGATCGCCGTCGACCATTATCTGCCGTTTCAGCAGGCTGTGCCGGTCATGCCGATGCTGGCGCTCTACCGCACCTACAATCTCGGCGTTGCCTTCTCCATGCTGTCCGGCATGGAAGGCTGGTTCATCGTCGGCATGCGGCTCGCCATCGTCGCCTTCGTCATATGGCTCTGGCGGCGCACCAGTGCGGACCGGCATTTCGCCCATGTCGGCTTTGCGATGATCATCGCCGGCGCGCTGGGCAATCTCCTCGACCGCTTTCTCTACGGCCATGTGATCGACTATGTGCTGTTCCACACGTCGACGTGGTCGTTTGCCGTTTTCAATCTCGCCGACAGTTTCATCACCATCGGCGCAGTGCTTGTCGTGATCGACGAGTTTCTCGGCTCAAAACCGAAAAGACCCTAA
- a CDS encoding TrmH family RNA methyltransferase encodes MTMNHDQDRRRVGQVKEVTSLSNPIVKDIKALAQKKERDATKTFLAEGLKLIIDAIELGWTIRTLAYAKAAKGKPAVEQVAAKTVATGGLVLEVSEKVMSSITRRDNPQMVAGVFEQRWLPLAKVKPKADETWVALDRVRDPGNLGTIIRTADASGASGVILVGETTDPFSMETVRATMGSVFAMPLIRATVDEFIAWKKTAGVSVVATHLAGAVDYRTIDYRKKPVVLLMGNEQSGLPDDLAGEADALARIPQQGRADSLNLAVATAVMLFEARRHLLTLDGGA; translated from the coding sequence ATGACCATGAACCACGATCAAGACCGCCGCCGCGTCGGCCAGGTCAAGGAAGTCACCAGCCTTTCCAATCCGATCGTCAAGGACATCAAGGCGCTCGCTCAGAAGAAGGAGCGCGACGCGACGAAGACCTTTCTCGCCGAAGGCCTGAAGCTCATCATCGACGCGATCGAACTCGGCTGGACCATCCGCACGCTCGCCTATGCCAAGGCCGCCAAGGGCAAGCCGGCGGTCGAGCAGGTGGCGGCAAAGACGGTGGCGACCGGCGGGCTGGTGCTCGAAGTCTCGGAAAAGGTCATGTCCTCGATCACCCGGCGCGACAATCCGCAGATGGTCGCCGGCGTGTTCGAACAGCGCTGGCTGCCGCTTGCCAAGGTCAAGCCGAAGGCCGACGAGACCTGGGTTGCGCTCGACCGGGTGCGCGATCCCGGCAATCTCGGCACCATCATCCGCACGGCCGACGCCTCCGGCGCCTCGGGCGTGATCCTCGTCGGGGAGACGACCGATCCCTTCTCGATGGAAACCGTCCGCGCCACCATGGGTTCGGTCTTCGCCATGCCGCTGATCCGCGCCACCGTGGACGAGTTCATCGCCTGGAAGAAGACGGCCGGCGTCAGCGTGGTCGCCACGCACCTTGCCGGTGCGGTCGACTACAGGACCATCGATTACCGCAAGAAGCCCGTCGTCCTCCTGATGGGCAACGAGCAGTCCGGCCTGCCGGACGATCTGGCGGGCGAGGCCGACGCGCTGGCCCGCATTCCGCAGCAGGGCAGGGCCGACAGCCTCAATCTGGCCGTCGCCACCGCCGTCATGCTGTTCGAGGCCCGCCGCCACCTTCTGACGCTGGATGGCGGCGCATGA